Within Cellulophaga sp. L1A9, the genomic segment TTTAATATAGGGGGTTAAAGGGAAATGTATTTCTGTTTTGAAAAAGTAATTAATTCCTCAAAGAAAGAGGTGAATTCTTTTTCAAATTCCTCATAATGCTCCTCTAAATCTAAAATAGCAAAATTCATTTTAGACTTATTTTTCGTTCTTCTATTAACTCCTTTTAATACGCTAGCAATACCCTCTAATTTTGAGTAATTAAATATCCAATTATCGGCAATCATATACGGCATCATATGTTTGGTGGAATCTGGTAGGATATCATAATTATCTTCCAAAAGATCGTAGAAATTATCTACAAAAACATCCAAAGGTACATCAGAATAGGTACTCCAATTTTTAGCTAGAAAATGATCATAGAAAATATCGACAATAACTCCACTATAATGGCTATAGTTTTCGTGCAACCGTTTAGTGCTTTGCCTCACCGTAGGGTGCGCATCCGTAAATGTATCAATAAACCGATGTAGTTTTATGCCTTTTTGAACCCGCTCTGGCAAATGCTTGTATTTATTACCACGAATACTATCCGCAATAAAATTACCAAGGGTAATTTCTTTATCGTCAAAAGAAAGGTAAATATGTGCTAAAAAATTCATAGACCGAAGAAAAACTATTCCTATCGAATTTACAAATAAGAACTATAGCATTTAACGCGATACCTTTATATTTGTAAAAACTTTTAAATAAACTATGACACTAATTAAATCTATTTCAGGAATACGTGGCACTATTGGAGGAAAACCCGGAGATAACTTAACGCCCATTGATGCTGTTAAGTTCGCAGCAGCCTATGGTATTTGGTTGAAAGAATATTCTAAGAAAGATAAATTAAAAGTGGTTATCGGGAGAGATGCGCGTATTTCTGGAGAAATGATCCAGAATATTGTAGTATCTACGCTGATAGGTTTAGGGATAGATGTTATTGATTTAGATCTATCTACAACACCAACTGTTGAAATTGCGGTTCCTTTAGAAAATGCAGATGGTGGTATTATTTTAACAGCAAGTCACAATCCAAAACAATGGAATGCGTTGAAATTACTGAATGAGAAAGGGGAATTTTTGGATGCAGCGCAAGGTGCAAAAATCTTAGATATTGCAGAAAAAGAAGATTTTAATTTT encodes:
- a CDS encoding ACP phosphodiesterase; translation: MNFLAHIYLSFDDKEITLGNFIADSIRGNKYKHLPERVQKGIKLHRFIDTFTDAHPTVRQSTKRLHENYSHYSGVIVDIFYDHFLAKNWSTYSDVPLDVFVDNFYDLLEDNYDILPDSTKHMMPYMIADNWIFNYSKLEGIASVLKGVNRRTKNKSKMNFAILDLEEHYEEFEKEFTSFFEELITFSKQKYISL